GGAGGCCGTCCAGCGCCTGGACGACGACGTCGCGGCGTCGCGCGTACTCCTTGCGCATCCGGCGGACGTGGCGGTCCAGATCACCGCGTTCCAGGAGGATCCTCAGCGCGTCCTGGGGCACGGCCGGTGTCCGGTCGTTCAGCTCCTCGCGACGCAGCACGATGCTCCTCACCAGGTCGGGGCGCCCCACGAGCCAGCCGATCCCCATGTCCTGGGTGAGGGTCTTGGCGGTCGTGCCGAGGTAGACCACCACGTCTGGGTCCAGCCCGTAGAGCGCGGGCAGGGGCGCGACGTCGTAGCGGAACTCGCCGTCGTAGTCGTCCTCGGCCACGAGCGCCCCGTTGCGCCGTGCCCACGCCAGGAGGGCCTGGCGGCGCGGCACGGGCAGGACGCCGCCCATCGGGAACTGGTGGGAGGGCGTCGTGTAGACGAGGCGCAGATCGTCCGGGAGACCGTCGACCACGAGACCCTGTGCGTCGACCGGGCAGGGCACGAGCTCGCAACCGCGTGCGACCAGGACCGCGCGTGCCCGGCTGTATCCGGGCTCCTCCACACCGACCCGGTCACCAGGACGCAGCACTGTCGCCGCCAACAGGTCGAGCCCATTGGTGGCGCCCCGGGTGACCACGATGCCGTCCACGGGACACGTCACGCCGCGGCTGCGCCTGATGTAGTCGGCCAGGGCGAGCCGCAGCCCCGGCAGCCCGTACGGGTCGGGACGCTGCTGCTGCGGTGGCGCCCCGGACGCGAGCCGCCATGCACGCCGCCACGCAGGAGTGTCGAGGGCCCCGACCCAGGCGAGACCCGGCCTCAGGTCGATGTCGCCTGGGCGCGCCACCCTGCGGGCACTGCCCGTCGTGACCGACTGTGGCCGCGGCACGGGCGAGGCGGCGACGCCTTCGGTGACGTAGGTCCCCGACCCATGGCGCCCTTCCAGCCAACCCTCCGCGTACAGCTGCTCGTACGCCTCGGTCACGACCGTGCGGCCGACCCCGAGGACCGCGGCCAGCGCCCGGCTGGCGGGGAGCCGCTCCCCGGCCGCCAGCCGCCCCTCCCCCATCGCGGCGCGCAACTGGCGGACCAGCTGCGCGCTGAGCGGCTCGCCGGCGTCCCTGTCGACGGTGAGGGGCAGGTCGATCGACAAAGTGGTCTCCAGGTTTACGCCGCAAGTGGCCCTACCCGCCAGACCACTCTGTTCCTAGCGTAAACGGCATGACCGCACTCTCCCCGACGCTCTCCTCGACGGGCCGGACCCGGCTCGGCCGGCGCTCCGACCGCGCCCGCCGCGACCGCTCCGACCTCTACGACGTCCTGGACGCCGGCCTGGTCTGCCACCTCGGCGTCATCGTCGACGGTTCGCCGCGCGTTCTCCCCACCGGCTACGGACGCCTGGGCGACACCCTCTACGTCCACGGCTCGTCAGGAGCCAGGTCGCTCCGGGAGGGGCCGGCCCAGGACGTCTGCGTCACCGTCACCCACCTCGACGGCATCGTCATCGCCCGGTCCCTGTACCACCACTCCCTCAACTACCGCAGCGCCGTCATCTACGGGCGGCCCCGCCTGGTCACCGATCCCGACGAGAAACTCGCCGGCCTGCGCGCCATCACGGAGCACCTGGCCCCGGGCCAATGGGACGTGGCACGGAAGCCCACCCGCAAGGAACTCGCCTCCAGCTCCGTATTGGCGATTCCCTTGGAAGAGGCGTCCGTGAAAATCCGCCAGGGACCCCCGGGCGACGACGAGGAGGACTACGCACTCGACGTCTGGGCGGGCGTCGTCCCCGTTCACCAGGTGTTCGGCGCCCCGTGTCCGGACCCGGCCCTGCGGCCCGGCATTCCCGTCCCCCCGCACATCGCCCGCCTCGCGGCATCGTGACCTCCTGATCGATGTCCCTCGGTGCCCCGCGGAGTCGGTCATGGCCGTAGGGTGAAAGCCATGAACGAGCGGCTGGTCTGGATCGACTGCGAGATGACGGGACTCGATCTGCGCAATGACGCGCTCATCGAGATAGCCGCGCTGGTGACCGATAGCGAGCTCAACATCCTCGACGAGGGCGTCGACGTGGTCATCAAGCCACCGCAGGAGTCGCTCGAGCAGATGTCGCAGGTCGTCCGCGACATGCACACCACGTCCGGCCTCCTTGACGCCCTCCCCGGGGGCGTCACCCTCGCAGAGGCCGAGGACATCGTCCTCAAGTACGTGAAGAAGCACGTCAAGGAGCCCAAGAAGGCGCCGTTGTGCGGCAACTCCATCGCCACCGACCGCGCGTTCCTGGCCCGCGACATGCCGGCTCTCGACGGCCACCTCCACTACCGCATGGTGGACGTCTCGTCCATCAAGGAACTGGCCCGCCGCTGGTACCCGCGCGTCTACTTCGCCAGCCCGGAGAAGAAGGGCGGGCACCGCGCCCTCGCCGACATCACCGAGAGCATCCAGGAGCTGCGCTACTACCGGGCCGCCGTCTTCGTCCCGCAGCCGGGCCCCGACTCCGAGACCGCCCGCGCGGTCGCGGCCAAGGTGGCCTCCGGCTGACCCACTCCTCGGGAGCCGCTACACTACATGGAGCCGGGAGCGATCCCGGCCGTGGTGGGTGTAGCTCAGCTGGCAGAGCACTTGGTTGTGGTCCAAGATGTCGGGGGTTCAAGTCCCCTCACTCACCCCAGGGTAGAAACAGAAGAAGCCCTGGTCATCGCGATGATGGCCAGGGCTTCTCTGTGTCTCGCGCGGGACTCCCGCTCAGATGTCCGATTCCGGGAGCGATCTGGGAGTGGATCTTGTTCGTTGTCGCCGCCGCCCGCCAGGCTCGCGCACCCGCAGAGAGGGCTTCACCGGCTCTCATGAGCGACGGCGAAACAGTAGGGCTCAGAACACATGCCAGGCCGATAGGCAAGGGTGGGCGAGTGGCCAGGTACGGCCCGCCGCAGGCTGATTACGCACCGCATCTAACTGGGCAGGTAGCAGATTGACACTTTTGTCCAGATCGTCGTTATTAAGCAACCGGCTCACGTGGTAGATGAGGTGAGGTTGTGCCAGCCTATGTTCCGATCCTGAAGGCCAAGGCTGGCGAAGTGGAGGCACTTCAGCACCTGGAAGCTCCGCCCACACCGCTCAGGCCGTTGCTCGAACTGGTACCGCCCAGCAGTCGTCAGCAGTCGGGCGACTTGGAAGAGGCCGAGGAACTCGACGGTGCCAACGACAGCGACACCGGCCAGGGGCCGACTGACCCGACTAACGGAGGCGGCGAACCCCGCAAGCTGACAAGACAGTTGCGGAAGCTCGCCCTGGCGATCCGTGACGATCTGCCAGCCGGCACTATCTGCTCAATCGACACCAGCTACATCGACGCCCTCCCTTTCGCCTCCGACGCTTGGGAGTGCTTCACCGCCACGCTGACCGAGCAACTGGAGCCGACCCCCATCCGACCAGTTTTTCGTCTGCCCGACCCACCGGAACGTCTTGCCTGGGTACGCGGAGTCATCGCCGAGTTCGGTGAGGGCGCGTGTCTGCGGCTGGGTTCCCCTGACAGCGATGCGGATGTGAGGCAGGCAGCGGCACTACTGCCGCAGGTGCTGACCCGACTCGAACTGGTCCCAGAGCAGATCGACGTTGTCATCGATCTCTGGTCCATCGAGGACGATCGAGACCTCCAGCGCGGCCTTGCCGCAGCCGAGGAACTGCTGAAGTGGACAGATCAGTACCCCTGGCGATCAGTGACGGTCGCCGGTGGCGCATTCCCCGCTTCGATAGGCCATCTGCCCGGCGACGCTGTTTCGTCGTTGCCGCGGCGGGACGCGGATCTGTGGCGCCAACTTCAGGAGCGGCAACCGGCGCGGCCGCCCGACTTCGGTGACTACGCCATCGCCCACCCAGCACCGGGCACCGGTAGCCGCGCGCCGATGCCCAACCTGCGGTACGCGACCGACGCCGAGTGGCAGGTTTGGCGCCGGCGCACACCACGGGAGCTCGGGAACGAGCGCTTCTGCATCATCTGCCGCGATGTTGTGGCATCCGAGCATTTCCCCACCGACCGCAGGCGCCTGTGCTGGGGAGATCAGCAGATCGCGGCCCGATCGGAGGAGTGTTCATCTCCCGGCAACGCGGCCAAGTGGCGAGCGTTCGGGACGTCTCGGCACCTAGCACTTGTCAGTGACCGCCTGGCCAGGTGCGGCGAGCCCTGAGTTGATCGCGGGTGAGCGCTCTTAGCTCGGGCAGCGGGATTGCCTCAGCTAGATGCTGCCAGATGATCCAGCGGCGTTTGCGCTCCAAACCGCGGTGCAGTCCACGTTCGCGAAGGATCGCTAGCGCCTCTTCCCGCCACAGCAATTGGACCACCGCGAACGGATCTTGCTCGGTGTTCAGAGCGGCCGGACGAACCCGTGTGAGCACAGCCTCGCGCGCAGAGACGTCCTTATTACCGGTCGGCGTCTGCCCTGATCCGTCAGCAGGATCCGCGCGGATCAGCCCCCACCAGGTCGGCACCAAGGCTGCAGCCTTGTCTATATAGCGCGCGGTTGTTACCAGCGTGACCCGGTCGAGCACCTGGCCGTACGCCTCGGCCTGGCCGGCAAGCCGGTACAGCGTGTCTTGATCGCTCTTAATCTCGAAGCCGACCAACTCTCCGTTGATCATCGCCAGATCGACCCGGCGAGCCCCAGCGCACAGGCCGAGTTCCTGCCGAATCAGCGTGTTCGGGTCAGCCCCGT
The sequence above is drawn from the Actinomadura hallensis genome and encodes:
- a CDS encoding PLP-dependent aminotransferase family protein, producing the protein MDLPLTVDRDAGEPLSAQLVRQLRAAMGEGRLAAGERLPASRALAAVLGVGRTVVTEAYEQLYAEGWLEGRHGSGTYVTEGVAASPVPRPQSVTTGSARRVARPGDIDLRPGLAWVGALDTPAWRRAWRLASGAPPQQQRPDPYGLPGLRLALADYIRRSRGVTCPVDGIVVTRGATNGLDLLAATVLRPGDRVGVEEPGYSRARAVLVARGCELVPCPVDAQGLVVDGLPDDLRLVYTTPSHQFPMGGVLPVPRRQALLAWARRNGALVAEDDYDGEFRYDVAPLPALYGLDPDVVVYLGTTAKTLTQDMGIGWLVGRPDLVRSIVLRREELNDRTPAVPQDALRILLERGDLDRHVRRMRKEYARRRDVVVQALDGLPLRGDTAGLHLVADVPARTADRVVREAGERGVLVETLDRHHAGPRRASGLVIGYGSAANLAELRAGCGLVRRLALSRRDG
- the orn gene encoding oligoribonuclease — its product is MNERLVWIDCEMTGLDLRNDALIEIAALVTDSELNILDEGVDVVIKPPQESLEQMSQVVRDMHTTSGLLDALPGGVTLAEAEDIVLKYVKKHVKEPKKAPLCGNSIATDRAFLARDMPALDGHLHYRMVDVSSIKELARRWYPRVYFASPEKKGGHRALADITESIQELRYYRAAVFVPQPGPDSETARAVAAKVASG
- a CDS encoding pyridoxamine 5'-phosphate oxidase family protein yields the protein MTALSPTLSSTGRTRLGRRSDRARRDRSDLYDVLDAGLVCHLGVIVDGSPRVLPTGYGRLGDTLYVHGSSGARSLREGPAQDVCVTVTHLDGIVIARSLYHHSLNYRSAVIYGRPRLVTDPDEKLAGLRAITEHLAPGQWDVARKPTRKELASSSVLAIPLEEASVKIRQGPPGDDEEDYALDVWAGVVPVHQVFGAPCPDPALRPGIPVPPHIARLAAS
- a CDS encoding beta family protein is translated as MPAYVPILKAKAGEVEALQHLEAPPTPLRPLLELVPPSSRQQSGDLEEAEELDGANDSDTGQGPTDPTNGGGEPRKLTRQLRKLALAIRDDLPAGTICSIDTSYIDALPFASDAWECFTATLTEQLEPTPIRPVFRLPDPPERLAWVRGVIAEFGEGACLRLGSPDSDADVRQAAALLPQVLTRLELVPEQIDVVIDLWSIEDDRDLQRGLAAAEELLKWTDQYPWRSVTVAGGAFPASIGHLPGDAVSSLPRRDADLWRQLQERQPARPPDFGDYAIAHPAPGTGSRAPMPNLRYATDAEWQVWRRRTPRELGNERFCIICRDVVASEHFPTDRRRLCWGDQQIAARSEECSSPGNAAKWRAFGTSRHLALVSDRLARCGEP
- a CDS encoding sce7726 family protein; translation: MRESQIRASLLLALRDRHGADPNTLIRQELGLCAGARRVDLAMINGELVGFEIKSDQDTLYRLAGQAEAYGQVLDRVTLVTTARYIDKAAALVPTWWGLIRADPADGSGQTPTGNKDVSAREAVLTRVRPAALNTEQDPFAVVQLLWREEALAILRERGLHRGLERKRRWIIWQHLAEAIPLPELRALTRDQLRARRTWPGGH